From the genome of Thermodesulfobacteriota bacterium:
CGTCGCGGAGCTGCTCGCGGACCGCTCCGGCGCCGCCCTGCCCACCAAGGATTGAAAGTGTGAACCTCCCCCTTTTCGAAGAAGTCCTCACCGTCACGGAGCTGACCGCTCGCATCAAGCGCGCGCTGGAGAGCTCCTTCCGGCTCGTCCGCGTGGAAGGGGAAGTGTCGAACTACAAGCTGTACGAGGCATCCGGACACCGGTATTTCTCGCTGAAAGACGAAGGTGCGCAGATCCGCGTCGTGCTCTTCCGGGGGAACGAACGCAACGTCTACGGGGAGGTCCGCGACGGGCAGTCGGTGGTCGTCACCGGCTCGCTGGGAGTGTACGAGAAAAAGGGGGAGTACCAGCTCTACGCCCGGTCCGTCGAGGTGCGCGGGATCGGGAACCTCCTGGTGGAGCTCGAGCGCAGGAAGCGGAAGCTCGCGGACGAGGGGCTGTTCGACCCGGAGAGGAAGCGGCCGCTCCCCCCGTTTCCCCGGAGGATCGGGATCGTCACCTCCCGCCACGGCGCCGCCCTGCGGGACATGCTGCGCGTGGCGCGCTCGCGCTTTCCCGGCGTGTCGATCGTCCTCGCCCCCGCCCTCGTCCAGGGCGAGGGGGCGGCGGCGGACATCTCCGCCGCGCTGGACGCGATGTATCGATTCGGCGCCGCCGACGCGATCCTCTGCGGGAGGGGGGGCGGCACCATCGAGGACCTGTGGGCGTTCAACGAAGAAGCGGTCGTGCGCGCCCTGGTCCGTTCGCCGGTCCCGACGATCAGCGCGGTCGGACACGAAACGGACTTCACGCTGGCCGACCTCGCGGCGGACCACCGCGCGCCCACGCCCACCGCGGCGGCGCAGATGGCGGTGCCGGACCGCGTGGAGCTGCTGGAGCGCGTCGCCGCGCTCGTCCTCCGGGTGCGGAGGGCCGATACGCACCATCGGGAAGCCGCCCGGAAGGAATGGCGGATCGCGGCCGGGAAGCTGTCCGATCCCCGTCCGCTTCTCCAGGGGAAGCGTTACGCGCTGGGAGAGCAGGAGGCGCTGCTCGCGGAATCCGCGCGATCCGCCGTCCGGGAGCACAGGGAGCGGGTGGAGCGCCTTTCCGCGTCCGTGCGCATCCATTCCCCGCGGGCGTGGGTGTCCGCGCGGCGCGGCGAAGCCGCCGTGCTCCGCGCGCGCGCCGTGTCGGCGATCGACGCCGGGAAACGCCGCCTCCGGGCGCGTCTCGACCTCCTTTCCGGAAAGCTCGCCGCCCTGGACCCCCGTGCTGTGCTTACCCGGGGGTACTCGATCGCCATCGATCGCGCCACGGGCAGAGCGGTCCGGTCCGTGTCGGACGTCCGCCCCGGCGGTCCGCTCGACATCCAGGTTTCGGACGGGACCTTCGGCGCGATCGTCGAGGAGGGATAGCCATGATTTCCGCCGGAAGGGTCCTTCTCGCCTCGCTCTTCGTCCTCCCCGGGCTCGCGGCATCCCCGTTTCCGGCCCCGGCTTCGTCGCTGTCGATTTCCGTCGCCGGCGGCGATCCCGCCTTGGGATCGCCGCTGATGGTCGTGGTATCCGCTTCGGGACCCGTCGACAACCTGTCGCTCCTGTGGAAGGGCGCCGCCTGGCCGCTGCGCGAGGCCGCTCCCGGACGTTACGAGGCGCTGATCGGCATCGACCTGCTGGCGGACGCGGGACCCGAGACGCTCGCGGCGGAATCGTTCACCGGGGGGATGCGCAGCCGCGTCGAGACGGTGCTGGAGGTCGCCGGGCGGAAGTTCCCCGTCCAGGAGCTTTCCCTGCCGAAGGGGATGGCAGAGTTCGACGCATCCACGCTTCGCCGGATCCGGGAGGAGAAGGAACTGCTGGACGGGCGCTTCGCCCGCATCAGCGCGCCGATCCTGTGGGAGGCGCCGTTCCTTCCCCCCGTGGAGCCGTTCCGGCCGGAGAATTTCGGCTCCCGGCGGGTGATCAACAGGGAGCCCCGGTCGCCGCACACCGGCGTGGACCTCCGCCTGCCCGAAGGGACGCCCGTCCGGTCGATCGCAGGCGGGACGGTCGCGCTTGCCGCGGAACAGTTCTTCGGCGGCCGGACGGTGATGATCGACCACGGCGGGGGGGTCTTCAGCATTTACATGCACCTGAACCGTTTTTCCGTGAAGGAGGGGCAGCGGGTGTCCAGGGGAGAGCCGATCGGCGAGGTGGGATCCACGGGACGGGCCACGGGGCCGCACCTCCACTTCGGCGTACGCGTGCCGGGCGGGCGGGTCGACCCGTCGCTACTCTTCGCGATTCCGGGGAAATAAGCGGTAAATGTATACTAAACTAACAGGTTCCGGAGGCGGCGAACGATGGCGGGCAAGGGAAAGGAGCCTTCCTTCGAGGAGGCGTTGAAGGGGCTCGAGGCGGTGGTGGCCCGGCTGGAATCGGGGGAGGCCCCTCTCGAGGAGTCCATCCGCCTCTTCGAGGAAGGGATGGCGTTGTCCGGGATCTGCAGGAAGCGGCTGGACGAGGCGGACCGCAAGATCGAGCTATTGCTTCGGAAGCCGGAAGGCGTCTCGACCGAAACCGTGGACGAGGGCGACCTTTCCGGCAAAGAGGAGTGACGTGGGCGGCCCCGGCGCGGGAGAGCTCGCCCGCCTTCGCGGGCTGGTGGACGGCGCCCTCCGGGGGTACGTCTCCCCGGAGGCGTGCAAGGCGCCGGTATCCCTGCTGGAGGCGATGGAGTATTCCCTGATGGCCGGCGGGAAGCGCGTCCGGCCCGTGCTGCTCCTCTCCGCGGGGAACGCCGTGGGGGGGAACGAGCGGCGGCTGCTCCCGTTCGCGTGCGCGGTCGAATTCGTGCACACGTACTCCCTGATCCATGACGACCTTCCCGCCATGGACGACGACGATTTCCGGCGCGGCAAGCCCACGTCCCACAAGGTGTTCGGCGAGGGGGCGGCCGTGCTGGCGGGCGACGCCCTGCTGACCGAGGCGTTCCGCATCATGGCGGAATCGGAAGGAGCCGCGGACGACCCCGGAAGGGCGATCCGGGCGATCGCGGACCTCGCCCGGGCGGCGGGGGCGGAGGGGATGGTCGGCGGGCAGCAGATGGACCTGTCCGCGACGGCGGGCGCGTCGGATCCGTCCGCGGTCGAGGACATCGAGATGCGCAAGACCGCCGCGCTGCTCGCCTCCTGCGCAAGGATGGGGGGAATCCTCGGCGGAGGGAGCCCGGCGCAGATCGACGCCCTCGGCGAGTTCGGCACGCGGCTGGGGCTGCTGTTCCAGATCACGGACGACATCCTCGACGAGACCGCCAGCTTCGAGGAGATGGGGAAAGGGACGGCGAAGGACCGGGCGCGGGGGAAATGGACCTACCCCGTCGCCTACGGGCTTCCGGCCGCGCGAGACCGGGCGGAAGCGCTCGGGAGGGAGGCGCTGGCGTCGCTCTCCCTTTTCCGCGAAGAGGCCGATCCGCTCCGCGAGATGGTCCGAATGGTGAAGGACAGGAGATCGTAGACGATGGTATCCCCGTGGCTCTCGTCGATCCAGCGCCCGGCCGACCTGAAGAAGGTGCCGCGGGAGCGCCTGCCGGAAGTCGCCGCGGAGCTTCGCGAAAAGATCGTCCGGGACGTGGCGCGGACGGGGGGGCACCTCGCGTCCAGCCTCGGCGTCATAGAGCTTACGATCGCCCTGCATTACGTCTTCGACTGCCCGGAGGACCGCGTCGTCTGGGACGTCGGCCATCAGGCGTACGCGCACAAGATCCTCACGGGGCGCTGCGACGCCTTCGCCGGGCAGCGGACCTTCGGCGGGATCTCCGGCTTCCCGCGCATCTCCGAAAGCCCGTACGACGCGTTCGGAACGGGGCACTCCGGGACGTCGATCTCCGCGGCGCTCGGAATGGCCGTTTCCCGGGACCTCGACGGGAAGCGGAACCGCGTCGTCGCCGTCATCGGGGACGGCTCCCTTTCCAACGGCCTTGCCTTCGAGGGGCTGAACCAGGCGGGTCATCGGAAGAGCGACCTCATCGTCATCCTGAACGACAACGAGTTCTCGATCTCGCAGAACGTCGGCGCCCTTTCGAGCTACCTGAACCGGATCATGACGGGGCGCGCGTACACCTCCTTCCGCCGGCGGATCGAGAAACTGCTCAAGGCGATGCCGCACGGCGCCTTCCTGGCGCGCATCGCGAAGAAGTCCGAGGAGCTGACCAAGGGATTCATCGTCCCCGGGCTCCTCTTCGAGGAGCTGGGTTTCACCTACGTCGGCCCCATCCCCGGGCACGACATCGATGCGCTCGTCCGGACGTTCCAGAACCTTTCCAACCTGGAAGGGCCGATGTTCGTCCACGTCGTCACCGCCAAGGGAAAGGGGTACGCCCCGGCGGAGGCCAATCCCGAGTTCTTCCACGGCGTGGGGACCTTCGACCCGGAGACCGGGAAAGGGACAGGCCCGGCGTCAGGCCCCACGTACACGGACGTTTTCTCGGACACGATCGTCGCCCTCGGGAAGGAGAATCCCCGTCTGGTCGCCATCACCGCCGCCATGTGCAGCGGGACGGGGCTCACGAAGTTCCGGGAAGTCTTTCCGGACCGTTTCTTCGATGTCGGGATCGCCGAGAGCCACGCCGTGACCTTCGCCGCCGGGCTGGCGCGCGAAGGGAAGATCCCGGTGGTCGCCATCTACTCGACCTTCCTGCAGCGCTCCCTCGACCAGATCATCCACGACGTGTGCCTGCAGAACCTTCCGGTGGTGTTCGCCGTCGACCGGGGAGGGATCGTGGGGGCGGACGGGGCGACGCACCACGGCATCTTCGACCTTTCGTTCCTGCGGCAGGTCCCCAATATGTCCATCATGGCCCCCCGGAACGAAGCGGAGCTTGCCCGCATGCTGCGGACGGCGGTGGAGGCCGGCTGTCCCGTCGCGATCCGGTACCCCCGCGGCACCGGCATGGGGGTCGCGGTCCCGGCGGAGCCGGGGAGGG
Proteins encoded in this window:
- the dxs gene encoding 1-deoxy-D-xylulose-5-phosphate synthase, whose protein sequence is MVSPWLSSIQRPADLKKVPRERLPEVAAELREKIVRDVARTGGHLASSLGVIELTIALHYVFDCPEDRVVWDVGHQAYAHKILTGRCDAFAGQRTFGGISGFPRISESPYDAFGTGHSGTSISAALGMAVSRDLDGKRNRVVAVIGDGSLSNGLAFEGLNQAGHRKSDLIVILNDNEFSISQNVGALSSYLNRIMTGRAYTSFRRRIEKLLKAMPHGAFLARIAKKSEELTKGFIVPGLLFEELGFTYVGPIPGHDIDALVRTFQNLSNLEGPMFVHVVTAKGKGYAPAEANPEFFHGVGTFDPETGKGTGPASGPTYTDVFSDTIVALGKENPRLVAITAAMCSGTGLTKFREVFPDRFFDVGIAESHAVTFAAGLAREGKIPVVAIYSTFLQRSLDQIIHDVCLQNLPVVFAVDRGGIVGADGATHHGIFDLSFLRQVPNMSIMAPRNEAELARMLRTAVEAGCPVAIRYPRGTGMGVAVPAEPGRAPWGKGELLEDGRDVLLVGIGPTVSICLRAAEELRKAGISAAVVDARFVKPMDAELLLPLVRRIGRVITVEENVLAGGFGSAVMEMLEE
- a CDS encoding M23 family metallopeptidase encodes the protein MISAGRVLLASLFVLPGLAASPFPAPASSLSISVAGGDPALGSPLMVVVSASGPVDNLSLLWKGAAWPLREAAPGRYEALIGIDLLADAGPETLAAESFTGGMRSRVETVLEVAGRKFPVQELSLPKGMAEFDASTLRRIREEKELLDGRFARISAPILWEAPFLPPVEPFRPENFGSRRVINREPRSPHTGVDLRLPEGTPVRSIAGGTVALAAEQFFGGRTVMIDHGGGVFSIYMHLNRFSVKEGQRVSRGEPIGEVGSTGRATGPHLHFGVRVPGGRVDPSLLFAIPGK
- a CDS encoding polyprenyl synthetase family protein, which gives rise to MGGPGAGELARLRGLVDGALRGYVSPEACKAPVSLLEAMEYSLMAGGKRVRPVLLLSAGNAVGGNERRLLPFACAVEFVHTYSLIHDDLPAMDDDDFRRGKPTSHKVFGEGAAVLAGDALLTEAFRIMAESEGAADDPGRAIRAIADLARAAGAEGMVGGQQMDLSATAGASDPSAVEDIEMRKTAALLASCARMGGILGGGSPAQIDALGEFGTRLGLLFQITDDILDETASFEEMGKGTAKDRARGKWTYPVAYGLPAARDRAEALGREALASLSLFREEADPLREMVRMVKDRRS
- the xseA gene encoding exodeoxyribonuclease VII large subunit, whose translation is MNLPLFEEVLTVTELTARIKRALESSFRLVRVEGEVSNYKLYEASGHRYFSLKDEGAQIRVVLFRGNERNVYGEVRDGQSVVVTGSLGVYEKKGEYQLYARSVEVRGIGNLLVELERRKRKLADEGLFDPERKRPLPPFPRRIGIVTSRHGAALRDMLRVARSRFPGVSIVLAPALVQGEGAAADISAALDAMYRFGAADAILCGRGGGTIEDLWAFNEEAVVRALVRSPVPTISAVGHETDFTLADLAADHRAPTPTAAAQMAVPDRVELLERVAALVLRVRRADTHHREAARKEWRIAAGKLSDPRPLLQGKRYALGEQEALLAESARSAVREHRERVERLSASVRIHSPRAWVSARRGEAAVLRARAVSAIDAGKRRLRARLDLLSGKLAALDPRAVLTRGYSIAIDRATGRAVRSVSDVRPGGPLDIQVSDGTFGAIVEEG
- the xseB gene encoding exodeoxyribonuclease VII small subunit produces the protein MAGKGKEPSFEEALKGLEAVVARLESGEAPLEESIRLFEEGMALSGICRKRLDEADRKIELLLRKPEGVSTETVDEGDLSGKEE